In Rhinoraja longicauda isolate Sanriku21f chromosome 12, sRhiLon1.1, whole genome shotgun sequence, the DNA window ggagaaaacccacgcaggtcacggggagaacgtacaaactccgtacagacagcacccgtagtcaggattgaacccgggtctctggcgctgcaaggcagcaactctaccgctgtgccaccgtgccgcccacggacaGAGCCGGGGAAACCAGCAAGTGGCGAGCAAAATCCAGGAGTGAAATCTAACGGAGCTTGGAATTAATGATCGGACATCTCACGCACGACTGCAGGGTTGTCCACAACCATTTCGTGAATGTTTCATCTGTCCATCGTCACACCACCAGGGACTGTtgatctggaacagtccgtaatCCGTGGAAACTCGACCATTTCCCCAGCTGCGCCCCACAGCATCAGTCTTGAACCCACTTTCACATTGCACCAAGCACACCGCTAAAACAAAGGGCAAGAAAtggcatagagtcacagagtgatacagtgtggaaacaggcccttcggcccaactcgcccacaccggccaacaatgtcccaggtaaccctagtcccacttgcctgcgcttggtccataaccctccaaacccgtcctatccatgtacctgtctaactgttttttcaaAGATGGGatcatcccagcctcaactacctcctctggcagctcgttccatacacccaccaccctctgtgtgaaaacgttacccctcggattcctattaaatcgtttccccttcaatagacaatagacaataggtgcaggaggaggccattcggcccttcaagccagcaccgccattcaatgtgatcatggctgatcattctcaatcagtaccccgttcctgccttctccccataccccctgactccgctatccttaagagctctatctagctctctcttgaatgcatccagagaattggcctccactgccttctgaggtagagaattccacagattcacaactctctgactgaaaaagtttttcctcatctcagttctaaatggcctaccccttattcttaaactgtggcccctggttctggactcccccaacattaggaacacgcttcctgcctctaacgtgtccaaccccttaataatcttatacgtttcgataagatctcctttcatccttctaaattccagtgtatgcaagcctagtcgctccagtctttcaacatatgacagtcccgccattccgggaattaaccgggtgaacctacgctgcacgccctcaccttgaacttatgtcctctggtcctcgattcccctactctgggcaagagactctgtgcgtcgacccgatctattcccctcatggttttgtacacctctatgttctccagagatgctgcctgacccgctgagttactccaacatgttgtgtctCCCCAACACGAACGTCCGGCTCACTGGTCTGTGGGTCCCAGTCTGATCCTTGCTGCTCTTCTTAAACAACAGTACAACATGGGGTAGAGTgggatcggacagtaccctagctttagactttagactaaaattatacagcgaggaaacaatctctttggcccaccaaatctttGTTGATCACCCTGTAgacgagcactatcccacaaactccacacagacagcacccgcagtcaggtattgaccccagtgtgtgtaggatagcgttagtgtgcggggatcgctggtaggtgcggactcggtgggacgaagggcctgtttccgcgctgaatctctaatctaaactaaagtaaaagctGCATGCTATTCCATCAGATCAAATTaaaaaatggtgtcaagttaggaaaaggggacgtacaacgtgatctgggtgtcctagtgcatcagtcactgaaaggaagcatgcaggtacagcaggcagtgaagaaagccaatggaatgttggccttcataacaagaggagttgagtataggagcaaagaggtccttctgcagttgtacagggccctagtgagaccgcacctggagtactgtgtgcagttttggtctccaaatttgaggaaggatattcttgctattgagggcgtgcagcgtaggtttactaggttaattcctggaatggcgggactgtcgtatgttgaaagactggagcgactaggcttgtatacactggaatttagaaggatgagaggggatcttatcgaaatgtataagattattaaggggttggacacgttagaggcaggaaacatgttcccaatgttgggggagtccagaacaaggggccacagtttaagaataaggggtacgccatttagaacggagatgaggaaaaactttttcagtcagagaattgtgaatctgcggaattctccgcctcagaaggcagtggaggccaattctctgaatgcattcaagagagagctagatagagctcttaaggatagcggagtcaggggtatggggagaaggcaggaacggggtactgattgagaatgatcagccatgatcacactgaatggcggtgctggctcaaagggccaaatggcctcctcctgcacctattgtctattgtccattgtctattgtctattgactgcacaCAAATGCCAGCAGGTCAAGGGGTagacgctgttcctgaacctggttaaAAACATCCAGCACCTGTGTAGCCATAACACTCACAGTCTTCCAACCTGTAGCCTCGAAGGCCACCCAGCCCGTATCCTTGAAAGACGTGGGCCAGTTCACACTTGGTGAAAGTTCGAAGCCTGGCGATGGAGAACAAAGTGAAGAGAAGCAACAGGGTCTTCATCTCGCTGCCAATGACTGCACGCCCCGGTCGATTCTAATGTGGGAATAACTCTTGCCCCGCCTCCCACTTGCAATCAAATTCTGGAACAGAAACACAAAATGGAAAACAACCTTGTAGgattgtggacacaaggaactacaaatgctgctttacaacaaACAAAAGACACAGTGTAtttgtgtaactcagcgggtcaggcagcatctgtggagaacatggatagagacagtttcttcccagctgttcaagaagcaattagacaggacaAGTGAGAGCTCCAACCGAGGAGAACTCTACCCCACACAACAGGTTTATACCTTGCTAACCGCATTGAAACCACAAAACAAGGGCAGTTAGTCCCAGACATTACTTCATTGCTTAGTGTTCCTGGATGCCACGTGTTAGCAAAAACATGGAACGCTGCCACACTTCAGTGGAAGACATAAACGTCCAGCAACGGAGAGATCTAGAGGGAGCAGTgggcactgcctggtccatcacgggtactgacctccccatcatcaaagggatctacaggaggcactgccagtctgaagaagggtctcgacccaaaacgtcacccattccttctcccctgagatgctgcctgacccgctgagttactccagcagtttgtgatacctACAACTTCATCAACTGTGATCCATTACGGACTTTGTTCCAAATGCACAACAGGCTTCAGTTTTTGGTCTTCCCACCCagcattactgattattaatgtgttaagagtcacagagtcatgcaggacatttgacccaacttgcccacgccgaaccAAAAGGCCCCATCTATGGTAGTCCAACCTGTTGGCTTTTGGccaatattcctctaaacatttcttatccatTGAGGCCCAGAGAAATACAGTGAAGGACAACCGGCCCttcgagtccgtactgaccatcaCCACCCATTCACATAAATCCAACATTCACCCTAGTGTTGTTTCTTTCCAacccccatcatcccccccccacccccccccccccccccccctccccacagaggggcaacttagagtcatagagtgatacagcatggaaacagg includes these proteins:
- the LOC144598616 gene encoding lysozyme C, milk isozyme-like, encoding MKTLLLLFTLFSIARLRTFTKCELAHVFQGYGLGGLRGYRLEDSVCLVQCESGFKTDAVGRSWGNGRVSTDYGLFQINSPWWCDDGQMKHSRNGCGQPCSHFMDDNIADDIRCAKRVVREPQGMNAWYGWRNHCRGNLDNYLLECHL